CTTTTTCACTATACAACTTTCACTTCTTCACTATTCACTATTACTTATTACCTAATCGACAAGTTTCGAAAGAGAAGAGTGAAAAGTGAAGAGTTAATAGTGAAAAAGTAAAATCGACAACCTTCTGTCGAAGATTGTCGATTTTTGGTCGGAGTAGCGTTATAGTAATCACGCCGAAAACCGCATAAAATAAGGGTTTTTCGCAGTCATAAACAGTACAAAGGTCTTGATTTCTATGAAGTTTAGTATTTGTGGGGTGTTCATAACCAACCAAAAACATGAGGTAGGAAATTATAAAAAGTTGAAAATTATCATTGTTGCATCATTGCTGAGATAGTTTGTTTTGCTATTTCAACTGCAACATCGTGAGCTATTCCTTCAAGGAAATGGAGAGTGTGATTCCCAATCTTATTTGCAATAGATTTGGTTTTATTCCACACTGTAGGCTCTTTAATGTTTTCAGCAAATTGATGTCCTTTCATCGTTACATCTATTATTAGACAGCTATCTATGTAAGTTTCTGCTTTCGGCTGTTCACAAGAAATCTTTATGTATTCAGATTCTTTTAACTTCAAAACAGAATACATTATGTCCTTCTTTTTGTATTGCTGAAATTCTGCAGATTTGTACATATCATCTAAATCAACAGATTGGCACTTCCAAATATATCCGTTTTCAATATAATCAAGATTATTGATACAATATAGAAGAACATCCCTTAAGCAATCAATATTTATTCGCATAAAACCACTCCTATAACCTAGATTTAATATCTAAATCTCAATTTTTTTCTTGCGTTTTTCTTTTGCACAAATTGGACATCCACGTCCCCTGTTTCTATTGTTTATCATCGCTTGCCATTCATGACCCTCTCTACACTTCCACCATACTTTTTTATTGCTACCAGGCGAAACGTCTGCAGGTGTTAATCCGTTATTCTTTTCATAATACCATTCCATTGCTAAAGTTGGATTAACCGTCTCTAAATCTGTTTCACCTTTAACAGCATAGCGTCCCGAGCAATATGGGCATCCATCTCCACTATTTCTGCTACTTATCGTCGCTTGCCACTCGTGTTCTTTGCTACACTTCCACCAAACTTTTTTGTTGCTGTTAGGTGTTACTTCCGCAGGTGTTAATCCATCGTTTTTTTCACAATTCCATTCTTTTGCTAAAGTTGGATTAACCGTTTCTAAATCATTTTCACCTTTAATGACGTATCGTCCTGCACAATATGGACATCCATTTCCATTATTTCTATTATTTATCGCAGCCTGCCACTCATGTCCTTTTTGACATTTCCACCATGCTTTCTTATTGCTATTAGGCATTAAATTCGTAGGATCTAATCCATTGTTCTTTTCATAATTCCACTCTTTTACTAAGTCAGGATTAACTGTTTGCAAGTCATTATATCCTCTTAAAACTTTTTTACCAGAACAATATGGGCATCCACGTCCGCTGTTTCTATTTGCTATCTCCGCTTGCCATTCGTGTCCTTTTTGGCATTTCCACCATATTTTTTTATGACTTTTTGGCGAAAAATGTTCTGGCTTTAAACTGCCATTCATTTCATAATTCCACTCATTTCCTATTTGCGGATTAGAAAACAAAAGAGAATTCTTCTTTTCTGTAAACACGCGCAAGTTTTCTATGTCAACTACATCTCTTTCCATATCAATACAAACGCAAGCACCAACGATTTCACTTAGAATTACTTCAAGTACTTTTGACAAGTCTCTTTGATTTTCTTGAACAACATAATCTATAGAACTGTCGTTTAACAATGGCAGCCCTTCTCTTATCCTATATAACTTAATCCCGTCTTTTTCACATTTTAAATTTTTCTCTAAATCATTTTTAGTTCTGTTTTTATGCCAAAACCCTCCGTCATATTCAATGGCAACTTTTTTTGACGGAATATAAATGTCTAATTCGTAACCATACTCCCTATACGAATGCATTGCCTCTAAACCGTGTTTTCTAAGGTAATATAATATCGCATATTCCGGAAAAGAAGTTTTTCGTTCAGAATTACACACAGGGCATCCATTTCCATTATTTCTATTATTTATCGTAGCTTGCCACTCGTGTCCTTTCTGACATTGCCACCATACTTTTTTATTGCTGTTAGCCATTATGTCTAGTGGGGTTAATCCGTTGTTCTTTTTATAATTCCATTCTCTTGCTAATATTGGATTAACTGTTTGCAAATCATTTTGGCCTTTAATGGCATATCGCTCCGCACAATATGGACATCCATTTCCATTATTTCTGTTTGAAATCACAGCTTGCCATTCGTGCCCTTTTTGACATTGCCACCATACTTTTTTATTACTATTAGGCATTACATCTGCAGGTGTTAATCCATCGTTTTTTTCATAATTCCATTCTTTTGCTAAAGTTGGATTAACTGCTTGTAAATCATTTTCACCTTTAATACAATATCGCCCTGCGCAATATGGACATCCATTATCGCCATTTCTACTGTTTATCCTCGCTTGCCATTCATGTCCTTGGCTACACGTCCACCATACTTTTTTATTACTATTAGGCATTACTTCATCGGGTGTTAATCCGTCATTTTTTTCATAATTCCATTCTTTTGCTAAAGTTGGATTAACAGTTTCTAAATCATTTTCACCTTTAATAGCATATCGTCCAGAGCAATATGGACATCCATTTCCATTATTTCTGTTTGCAATCACAGCCTGCCACTCGTGTCCTTTTTGACATTTCCACCATACTTTTGCTCCACTACCAACGGTTAATTTTTCGGGATCAAAATTTAATTCTTTATTCTTTTCCCAGTTCCACTCTGCCATCAGTTCGGCATTATCAATTACATATTTCTTTTCTGCCATAACCTCGGCACCTCGCTTTTAAAATTATAACTTATAAATTATACCATAAAATTTTCCAATAGTAAATATGTACTGTTTTATGATAAAAAATAAGAAAGGAGTGATGTTATTTATTTGTTTAATAATTTTAAGTCAGTAAAAATCGACAGGAGAATGTGAGAAAACGTATAAATACTGGGTTTTAAAATCAAGGCGAAGCCTTGTATATCATCAAAACGTTAGTTTTGCATATCATCAGTGGCAAAGCCACTGTATCTCATCAAGCCGATAGAGATATGCACACCTATGGTGTGATGATATACGACGCATAAATGCGGCAATGATATACACGCTATCGCGTGATGATATACCAAGCCTATCGGCTTGAATAAAAAATCCGCCGACAAAGTCGACGGATTTTTGGTCGAGGCGACAGGATTTGAACCTGCGGCCTCTGCGTCCCGAACGCAGCGCTCTACCAAACTGAGCCACGCCTCGACAATATAGCCTATACATTATATATTTTTAGAGCTCTATTGTCAAGGCTTTAACTTAAATTTATTTAATTATATTTAAAGGGTCGAGCTGTACTCCGTTTTTAACCATTTCAAAATGAAGATGAGGCTCTTCTAAAGCTTCTAATTCATTGGTGTTTCCTATTTTTCCTATAACTTTGCCGCTTTTGATTTTTTCACCGATTTCAACGTTTACGCTTTTATCAAGTCCGCAATAAAGACTTTTTATTCCGTCAGCGTGGGAAAGAACGACGGTAACACCCTTAAGCTCATCTGTATATATATCTTCAACAGTTCCTGCCGCACAGGCTTTTACAGAATCGCCTAAGTTTCCTTTTATATCAATACCTGTGTGAATACGCCAATCCTCCATTGTTTTTGAAAAAACAGGAGTAGTTGTAGAAAATACAGCTGAGATATCACCGTTGACAGGCATAATATAGCCAACTGTTTCTTTTGTAGTTTCAGAAGCAGTATTTGAAGAGCTGCTCTCCTGTGAGCTGTTCTGAGAGCTTGAAGAGCTTTGAGTTACATCGTCCTTGGGCTTTACCGTAGGAACAACGCTGTTGCTGTTTTCGTTGTTTTCAAGCTCTTGCTGCTGAGCATTTGAAGATGCAATTTTGTCTGCCTTGTCATCATCAATTCTGTTAAATACACTGCGTGTTGAAAGATAAGTTAAGGATAAAATTGCAGCAAGAGATAAAAGTACTGCTGCGTAAATACCTGTAGTTTTCTTTTTGTTATAATTAGTTTTCAATTTGCCACTTCCTATAAATTATTATTGTGTATGTATTTTTAACCGGAAGCGGCAATTATATTCAAATCATATCAATTATTTCTATGCCTGTATAATACCATTTTAATATTTCTTCGTAGTTTTTTCCTTCAAGAGCAAGGTATTGAGCACCTGTTTGCGACATTCCTACATCGTGTCCGTAGCCGAAAACATTAAAAGTAAAGCTATCATCGTTTGTAACTATTTCAAAATTTGAAGAACGTAAGCCTAAAATGCTTCTTAGCTCACTTCCTTTGAGTTCTGCAGAGCATATTTTGAGGCTTTTAACTCCGCCTGCAGAGCTTCTTACTATATCGCTTATCCATTCCTTGTGATTGTCGGTAAAAGAAATATCAATGCTTTCTTTAAGCTTAATTTTAAATTCTTCAACACTGATTTTAACAGTTGACATATACTGAGGATAGCTTTTATCAAATGAGCTGTCAACGCTTTTAAGATACGGCACTTCATTTCCCCATACATCTTGAGCATCTTCGGTTTTTCCTGCGGAGATAGCAAAAAAAGCAGCATTTATAGGCTCGCCGTCAAAACAGGCAGCTTTTTTATAAACACTTGAAACGGCGTTTTCAACCTTTGCCCATAGCTTTTCAAAATATTCCTCGCCCCATTTTTCCCGTGCCTGAGTTTTGGAAAGATAGGCTTTGCAGTGGGCGGGATTTGTGCAGACAGCGGCTCCCTTATGAGCGGAGTCGAGCTCTTGACTCTGTCCTAAATTATTTATATGATAAAGAGTAAAAGAATAACTTGCAACAGCTTGAGCTTTTAAAGCTTCTTCGTGATACGAGGGCGGCATTTCTGCGGCTACAACAGAGCATATGTATTCAAACATATCTAAAGTTATAACCTCGTCATTATTTAAAACCGAAACTATGTCGTTGCCGTCGGAAAATTCTGATATTACTCCTTCATATTCGTTTATCTGTTGTTTCCATTTGACATAAGAAGCGTTCCAACCTTTCACAATTGAAAAAGGGATAAAAGCGGTTAAAATGCTTCCAATTACGCATAATAAAAGAATTTTTTTGATTTTTTTGAGATTTTCTTTTAACATTGAATTTACAATAATTTGCATTTTTTGAATTCCTTTCTTTCAAAATGGTTGACATTTTTTTGTTTTTAGTATAAAATGAAACAGTAAAGGAGAAATGATACAATGCAAGAGAAAATATCTGATGTAAGTCAGGAATATATAAATAGTTTATGCGATAAATACCGTGATAATTACAGCTTTCCGAAAGTAAATTACGAAAAGCATAATGTCAAAAGAGGACTTCGTAATATTGACGGTACCGGTGTTGTCGCAGGAGTTACCGATATATGTAACGTTCACGGTTATCTTATTAACGAAGGCGAAAGAATGCCTATTGACGGTGAGCTTATTTATAGAGGCATAAATATTAAGGATATTGTGGCAAGCTGTCAAAAAGAAAATCGCTTTGGCTTTGAAGAGGTAATATATCTTTTGCTTATGGGAAGCCTTCCCAGCCAAAAAGAGCTTACTGAATTTAAACACGTTTTGTCAAAAGCAAGCGTATTGCCCGACAATTTTACAGAAGATGTTATAATGCGTATGCCCAGCGCTAATATTATGAATAGTATTCAGCGCAGCGTTTTGGCACTCTATACCTTTGATGCAGATACTGAAAGCCTTAAGCTTGAAAATTTGTTAAGACAAAGCGTTAATATTATAGCTAAATTCCCTGCAATCATAGCAAATGCTTATCAGGCAAAGCGTCGTTTTTATGATAGAGAAAGTATGTTTATTCATTATAATAACCCCGATTTGTCAGTTGCTGAAAACTTTTTATATCTTATGCGTCCTGACAGTAAGTATACCGATGAAGAAGCAAAGCTTTTAGACCTTTGTCTTATTCTGCACGCTGAACACGGCGGCGGTAATAACTCTGCATTTTCTGCAAGAGTTCTCTCTTCTTCGGGAACAGATACATATTCTGCTATTTCTGCAGCGGTAGGCTCTCTTAAGGGACATAAGCACGGCGGCGCAAATGCCAAAGTTACCGAAATGTTCAATTATATAAAGAGAGATGTTAAGGATTGGTCAAATCAAGAGGAAATTGCTGAGTATTTGACTAAGATTATGAAAAAAGAAGCTGGCGACGGCTCAGGCCTTATTTACGGAATGGGTCACGCAGTATATACTATTTCCGACCCAAGAGCTGTTATTCTTAAAGAAAGTGCAAGAAAGCTTGCTCAAAAGCAAGGCTGTTACGATGAATTTTTGCTTATGGAGTCAGTTGAAAAATTAACTCCCGAGGTTTTTGCAAAGGTTAAAAATGAATATAAAACAATCTGTGCAAATGTGGATATGTACTCAGGCTTTGTTTACAGAATGTTAGGTATTCCCGATGAAATTATAACTCCTCTCTTTGCTCTTGCAAGAGTTGTAGGTTGGTGCTCTCACAGAATAGAGGAGATAATAACAGGCGGAAAAATTATAAGACCTGCATATAAGAGCATTTCAAAGGATAAAGAATATATACCTATAGGCGAAAGATAATGAATAAGAACGATAAAGTTATTATTGACATAACGGATATAAGCTCCGAGGGCTTCGGAGTGGGTAAAGTAAATGGCTTTACACTGTTCGTTCCGCAGACTGCTGTGGGGGACAGAGCTGAGGTGCTTGTGGTAAAGCTTAAAAAAAACTATGGCTTCGGTAAGCTTATATCCTTAATAACAAAATCAGATAAAAGAACAGACACAGACTGCGCAACTTTTTCACAATGCGGCGGCTGTGTCTTTCGTCATATATCTTATGATGAAGAGCTAAGGCTTAAAACCAAACGTGTTTCTGATGCTTTTTCAAAAATAGCTTCAATGAATATAAAAGTTCATAGCTGTATGCCGTCAGAAACATATGGATACAGAAATAAAGCAGTTTTCCCCATAGGAAAGCAAAATAAAAAAACAATAACGGGCTTTTATGCGGTAAACAGCCATAGAATAGTGGCTGCAAATAACTGTGAAATTCAAAATCCTGTATTTAATATTATAGCGGCGCAGGTAAGAAAATGGGCAGACAGCTATAATATAAGCGCCTATGATGAAGAAACCCAAAAAGGTGTTTTAAGACATCTGTTTTTGAGAATAGGCGAACAGACAAAAGAGATACTCTGTTGCCTTGTAATCAATGCAGATAGCTTGCCTTATGAAAAAGAGCTTATTTCAATTCTCAATAAATTGAAATTAAACATCGTAGGCGTATGTATAAATATAAATAAAGAAAAAACTAATGTGATTATGGGGAGTAAAGGCAAAGTGCTTTACGGCAGAGATTATATTCTTGATGTTCTTTGCGGGCTTACTTTTAAAATATCTCTTCATTCTTTTTATCAGATAAACAGACAGCAGGCACAGCGTCTTTATCAAAAAGCTTTAGAGCTTGCAAATCCGAATAAAGATAGTATACTTTTGGATATGTACTGCGGAGCAGGCACAATAGGTTTAACAGCGGCAAAAAAATCAAAAAAAATATACGGTATTGAAATTGTTGAAGATGCCATTAAAAATGCACAGGAAAATGCAAAAATAAATGAAATTACAAACGCTGAATTTTATGCAGGAAATTCGTCAATGGGCAAAAAATGGTTAGAACAGCAAAATGTAAAGCCTGACATAATAATTGTTGACCCTCCGAGAAAGGGCTGTGACAGCGCCGTGCTTGAAGATATAAAAGCACTTGCACCTGAGAAAATTGTGTATGTTTCCTGTGACCCTGCTACATTGGCAAGAGATGTAAAAATTCTCTGCGAGGGAGAATATACAGTAAAAGAAGTTTTCCCCTTTGATATGTTCCCCAGAACAGCACACGTCGAGTCCGTCGTGTGTCTGACACGACGACTCGACGTCGATATGCGCCGCTGATGCGTCGCTCGATATAGCCTTCGGCTCGATATGTTGCTTCGCAACTCGATATGCCCTGCGGGGCGAGAAGGAGATGTGATTATGAAATGGTATCATAAAGTTTTGATTTGCATTTGTGTAGTCATTTTTTCCCCGATTATTATTTTAGGGATTTGTACTGCTTCCATTGCATATCTCTTTGAAATGCCCAAAAACAAAAAAGAATATACCAATTCAGAATATTTTAAAGACTTTAACCTGCCATATAAAAGGTATTTGTTATATTCGCCTGAATATAGGTTTTATAATGGTATCAAGAGAAGAAATTTGCCAATAGATTATATGAGACAGGAGTCAAATGGTTTAGAGTATTTTATGTTTGAGAACATATTGTACTTATTCCCTGATTTTGAGCAGATTGATTTCAACGAGGAAAAATCTATTTGGGAAGCAGATTATGACGGACATTGGAACCCTTTTGAAGAAGCATACAATAACTTGGTTTCAAAGATTGACAAAGAAATAGATTCTTCCTGCATAAAACTACTCATTGAAAGAGAAATGTTTCCTAGGACAGATTTGAACGGTATAGATATTCCTGAGTGTATTTTTTTGACTTGGAGTTTTGATTATGCTTTTGAAAATGAAGATTCTTTGTTAAAACTTCGAGTTCCTACAAATGCAAAAGAACTCTTTGAAATGATGAAACAAACTCCTGATCTTTGCGGAGACTATTATGTTGATGGGGACATAAATATAATTTGGAATTTATATGACTCAATTCAAATAGATATTGGGATAGATTCAAGAGAGTGTTACTTAGGGGTTAACAAAAAATCCTTTGGCAAGATTGGAAGCGGAATTACACATTGGCATCCAACTAATTTTGAAATATACGACGAAGTTTGCAAAATTGGTAAGCGCGGAAATGTGCTTGTAATTCGTGCCTTTAAATCAAGCGAAAGCGTCTTATATATGGGAGAAAAAGAAAACTGCCCATATAATAAAGAAAGCAAACAATTGATTGGAAAGCTTTATTATTTAGAAGCAAAATAAATAACAAAAGCGGAGCAAATTGCTCCGCTTTTTTGCTGATATGTTGGGAATTTATCAGGTGGATTATTTCATAAAATTTTTATTTTACAATTTGTTTTTTGGTCTTTAAAACGGTTCTTTGCCTATGCGGTGTACTCTTATTTCGTCTATTACAGCGTTGCCTCTGTTTATTATGAGAAAAGCAACTGTTTCTGCTACTTCTTCTGGCAATATCATTCCGTCGCTTGAGAGGTCAGGTCTTGAGATTTTCACCATATCGGTATAAACTCCGCCGGGGCTTATTATGTGACATCTTATGCCTTCCTTGTAAACCTCTTTTGCCAGGGCTTTTGTCATTCCGTGAACGGCGTGCTTTGAAGCAACATAGGCGCTTTGGCAGGCGTAGGCATTGTGGCCCATATTTGATGATATGTTTATTATTGTTGCCCAATCTGATTTTCTTAAATGAGACAGAGCTGTCTGACAGGAGAAATAAGTACATCTGACATTAAGCTTCATAATATTGTCAAAAACCTCTGCAGGAGTATCTTCAAGCTTAGCGTTGTAAGCCATACCCGCATTGTTGATTACAATATCAACTGAACCGAAATGCTCTGCAATTTTATCTATAAAGGAAAAAAGATAGTTATCGTCAGTTAAATCACCTTGCATTATAAAGGTTTTAACACCGAGCCTTTCAACCTCGTCTTTGGTCTTTTTAAGATTATCTAAGTTTCTTCCGCATAGAGCTAAATTGATGCCTTCCTTTGCAAGCCTTAAAGCTATCGCTTTTCCTATTCCTGTGCCTGCGCCTGTTATAACGGCAACCTTACCCTTTAACATAATAATACCTCCCGAACGGTTTTGCTTTGTTCTTTCAATATTATACTTTGGATAAAAAGGTTTTGTCAATATAAAAATGGGATGTAAAAAAAGCGCAGAACGCATAAAACAAGTAAATAAAGGATTATATATTATCATCTCTTGAAAGAAAGAGCAAAATTTAACAGAAAAACATCTTTTTGCTAATTATTTTAAGAAATATACGTTTTATACTATCTGCCAATTTTGCCCTCGACGTACCTCTGTACGCCGTTGGGTAACCGCCGACAAGGCTTTGTCGGCGCGAAATTGACAGATTCTGCACCTTTTTTCCTATCCCCTAAAAATAGGCTGTAAAAAAACTTTCGTTTTTTTACAGCTCCTATATTATACGGTTTTAACAATGACATCTTCCAATGAACGTTTGGGAACACAAAGAGTGCTATTATCATCTAAATAATATTTAATGTTTTCATTTTTTACTTCAGCTTCCTTAGGACTTTCTGCAGGATAGCCAAGGGCAACAACACAAGAAAGAGTTAAAGCTTCAGGCAATTCTAAAAGCTCGCTGATTTTAGGACGGTCAATAGCGCCCATCCAACAGGCACCTACGCCGTCAGCAAGAGCAGATAAAATAAGGTTTTCCACTGCTGCACCTATATCTATGTCATAGCCATTTTCACGAATTTTTGTATCGGCACACACTGCAATATATGCTGTGGGACGCTCGTTCTCTTTTGGATTGTAATCAGGAGCAAGATATCCTGCCCATTTTACTAAATCAAAGAGCTTTCTGACTGTTTGCTCACTTTGAATTATAATATATTTCAAAGGCTGAAGATTAGCAGCCGACGGAGCAACACGTGCGGCATCAACATAGCTTCTGAGCTGTTCTTGCGAAAGAGGAGTCTGCTTGAATTTTCTGATAGT
The nucleotide sequence above comes from Oscillospiraceae bacterium. Encoded proteins:
- a CDS encoding DUF2513 domain-containing protein; protein product: MRINIDCLRDVLLYCINNLDYIENGYIWKCQSVDLDDMYKSAEFQQYKKKDIMYSVLKLKESEYIKISCEQPKAETYIDSCLIIDVTMKGHQFAENIKEPTVWNKTKSIANKIGNHTLHFLEGIAHDVAVEIAKQTISAMMQQ
- a CDS encoding M23 family metallopeptidase, with protein sequence MKTNYNKKKTTGIYAAVLLSLAAILSLTYLSTRSVFNRIDDDKADKIASSNAQQQELENNENSNSVVPTVKPKDDVTQSSSSSQNSSQESSSSNTASETTKETVGYIMPVNGDISAVFSTTTPVFSKTMEDWRIHTGIDIKGNLGDSVKACAAGTVEDIYTDELKGVTVVLSHADGIKSLYCGLDKSVNVEIGEKIKSGKVIGKIGNTNELEALEEPHLHFEMVKNGVQLDPLNIIK
- the spoIID gene encoding stage II sporulation protein D, encoding MQIIVNSMLKENLKKIKKILLLCVIGSILTAFIPFSIVKGWNASYVKWKQQINEYEGVISEFSDGNDIVSVLNNDEVITLDMFEYICSVVAAEMPPSYHEEALKAQAVASYSFTLYHINNLGQSQELDSAHKGAAVCTNPAHCKAYLSKTQAREKWGEEYFEKLWAKVENAVSSVYKKAACFDGEPINAAFFAISAGKTEDAQDVWGNEVPYLKSVDSSFDKSYPQYMSTVKISVEEFKIKLKESIDISFTDNHKEWISDIVRSSAGGVKSLKICSAELKGSELRSILGLRSSNFEIVTNDDSFTFNVFGYGHDVGMSQTGAQYLALEGKNYEEILKWYYTGIEIIDMI
- a CDS encoding citrate/2-methylcitrate synthase, which translates into the protein MQEKISDVSQEYINSLCDKYRDNYSFPKVNYEKHNVKRGLRNIDGTGVVAGVTDICNVHGYLINEGERMPIDGELIYRGINIKDIVASCQKENRFGFEEVIYLLLMGSLPSQKELTEFKHVLSKASVLPDNFTEDVIMRMPSANIMNSIQRSVLALYTFDADTESLKLENLLRQSVNIIAKFPAIIANAYQAKRRFYDRESMFIHYNNPDLSVAENFLYLMRPDSKYTDEEAKLLDLCLILHAEHGGGNNSAFSARVLSSSGTDTYSAISAAVGSLKGHKHGGANAKVTEMFNYIKRDVKDWSNQEEIAEYLTKIMKKEAGDGSGLIYGMGHAVYTISDPRAVILKESARKLAQKQGCYDEFLLMESVEKLTPEVFAKVKNEYKTICANVDMYSGFVYRMLGIPDEIITPLFALARVVGWCSHRIEEIITGGKIIRPAYKSISKDKEYIPIGER
- the rlmD gene encoding 23S rRNA (uracil(1939)-C(5))-methyltransferase RlmD yields the protein MNKNDKVIIDITDISSEGFGVGKVNGFTLFVPQTAVGDRAEVLVVKLKKNYGFGKLISLITKSDKRTDTDCATFSQCGGCVFRHISYDEELRLKTKRVSDAFSKIASMNIKVHSCMPSETYGYRNKAVFPIGKQNKKTITGFYAVNSHRIVAANNCEIQNPVFNIIAAQVRKWADSYNISAYDEETQKGVLRHLFLRIGEQTKEILCCLVINADSLPYEKELISILNKLKLNIVGVCININKEKTNVIMGSKGKVLYGRDYILDVLCGLTFKISLHSFYQINRQQAQRLYQKALELANPNKDSILLDMYCGAGTIGLTAAKKSKKIYGIEIVEDAIKNAQENAKINEITNAEFYAGNSSMGKKWLEQQNVKPDIIIVDPPRKGCDSAVLEDIKALAPEKIVYVSCDPATLARDVKILCEGEYTVKEVFPFDMFPRTAHVESVVCLTRRLDVDMRR
- a CDS encoding SDR family oxidoreductase; its protein translation is MIIYNPLFTCFMRSALFLHPIFILTKPFYPKYNIERTKQNRSGGIIMLKGKVAVITGAGTGIGKAIALRLAKEGINLALCGRNLDNLKKTKDEVERLGVKTFIMQGDLTDDNYLFSFIDKIAEHFGSVDIVINNAGMAYNAKLEDTPAEVFDNIMKLNVRCTYFSCQTALSHLRKSDWATIINISSNMGHNAYACQSAYVASKHAVHGMTKALAKEVYKEGIRCHIISPGGVYTDMVKISRPDLSSDGMILPEEVAETVAFLIINRGNAVIDEIRVHRIGKEPF
- a CDS encoding nitroreductase, whose amino-acid sequence is MNLNEIIMSRRTIRKFKQTPLSQEQLRSYVDAARVAPSAANLQPLKYIIIQSEQTVRKLFDLVKWAGYLAPDYNPKENERPTAYIAVCADTKIRENGYDIDIGAAVENLILSALADGVGACWMGAIDRPKISELLELPEALTLSCVVALGYPAESPKEAEVKNENIKYYLDDNSTLCVPKRSLEDVIVKTV